Proteins from one Scylla paramamosain isolate STU-SP2022 unplaced genomic scaffold, ASM3559412v1 Contig42, whole genome shotgun sequence genomic window:
- the LOC135098045 gene encoding uncharacterized protein LOC135098045: MPVADAASQSTARARPVHTSPPLTTYRSPPATWVVLGGSRGVFAAVLLGFIFIGSCPAMADRGLSRAGTPKPSQDTPRRASKPSQDTPRRAPQPSQDTPRRASQASQDTPRRASSSSSVSRDSSRPRRDDDDRLRKDNKRTAVGFDGSSVKRLCASKPQQPSGSQQPSGSQQPSGNQQPPGSLQSFVSQPCSDEDPSASDKKFDILTNLLSGLVEKLDNRITRSASPSPVDYGGCHELSPSDNEDGGESERDDPDPLDGLDTISPSFSGSQPATSGDDADFLQALSELSDNFLGEEAKGEPISDSLASIVNASLRRRPVADIVKSTTNRIKIPSNVPNMKVPETNPPIVKAMNTGGKLVDARLTHINGLLLKALVPITQCVSDVGERKGKAVNFYLEGLNDCLRLLISAFNYTNQLRKEVARVHVNDTALAELCKWECEVGTDKLFPFDIVKKCDEMHRTKKLGRPSFRPYKTSRGKSLSFGRQDHRRPYSSRARSKLPSRPFLGLRQSYGRRTQPYKLPQ, encoded by the coding sequence ATGCCAGTAGCGGACGCAGCAAGCCAGTCGACAGCGCGCGCTCGTCCAGTCCACACCTCTCCTCCGCTCACGACCTACCGTTCACCACCCGCCACCTGGGTTGTTCTAGGCGGGAGCCGCGGTGTGTTTGCTGCAGTTTTACTTGGCTTCATCTTCATTGGTTCGTGTCCAGCCATGGCGGACCGAGGCCTCAGTCGGGCAGGAACCCCCAAGCCCAGCCAGGACACGCCACGGCGTGCATCCAAGCCCAGCCAGGACACGCCACGGCGTGCACCCCAGCCCAGCCAGGACACGCCACGGCGTGCTTCCCAGGCCAGCCAGGACACGCCAAGgcgtgcttcctcctcctcatctgtctCACGGGACAGTTCACGGCCCAggcgtgatgatgatgaccggTTAAGGAAGGACAATAAGAGGACTGCTGTTGGTTTTGATGGGTCGTCCGTCAAGCGTCTTTGTGCTTCCAAACCACAACAACCGTCCGGCAGTCAACAACCGTCTGGCAGTCAACAACCGTCCGGCAATCAACAACCGCCTGGCAGTCTACAATCATTCGTCAGTCAACCCTGTTCGGACGAGGATCCTTCTGCTTCAGACAAGAAATTTGATATTCTCACCAATCTGTTGAGTGGTTTAGTTGAAAAACTAGACAACCGCATTACACGCAGTGCTTCGCCTTCACCGGTAGATTATGGTGGCTGTCATGAATTGTCCCCTTCTGATAATGAGGACGGTGGAGAGTCTGAGAGAGATGATCCAGACCCCCTAGATGGATTAGACACTATCTCCCCCTCTTTTTCCGGTAGCCAACCCGCTACCTCTGGTGATGACGCAGACTTCCTCCAAGCGTTGAGTGAATTGTCTGACAATTTTTTGGGCGAGGAAGCAAAAGGTGAACCAATTTCTGATTCACTTGCATCAATAGTCAATGCCAGCCTGAGGCGTCGTCCTGTGGCCGACATTGTAAAATCAACCACTAATAGGATTAAAATACCCAGCAATGTGCCCAATATGAAAGTTCCAGAGACTAACCCTCCCATTGTCAAAGCAATGAATACGGGAGGTAAACTTGTGGATGCTCGACTAACCCATATTAATGGACTGTTACTGAAAGCGCTTGTTCCCATTACTCAGTGCGTTAGTGAcgtgggggaaaggaaagggaaggcagtGAATTTTTACCTGGAAGGTTTAAATGATTGCCTTAGGCTACTAATCTCCGCCTTCAATTACACCAACCAGTTACGAAAGGAGGTGGCACGTGTTCACGTCAATGACACTGCTCTTGCAGAACTCTGTAAATGGGAGTGTGAAGTCGGTACTGACAAACTCTTCCCTTTCGACATTGTGAAGAAATGTGATGAAATGCATAGAACCAAGAAGCTGGGAAGGCCGTCCTTCCGCCCCTACAAGACCTCCAGAGGGAAGAGCTTATCCTTCGGTAGACAGGACCACAGGAGACCTTACAGCTCACGAGCCCGGTCAAAGCTTCCTTCAAGGCCTTTTTTAGGCCTGCGGCAGTCTTACGGGAGGAGGACGCAGCCATACAAACTTCCCCAGTAA